Proteins from a genomic interval of Clostridium sp. M62/1:
- a CDS encoding NADH peroxidase, which translates to MKKFVCTVCGYVHEGDAAPEKCPVCGAPASKFQEQAADMAWAAEHVVGVAQGASEDIMEDLRANYEGECKEVGMYLAMARVAHREGYPEIGLYWEKAAYEEAEHAAKFAELLGEVLTDSTKKNLEMRVEAENGATAGKFDLAKRAKAANLDAIHDTVHEMARDEARHGKAFKGLLERYFG; encoded by the coding sequence ATGAAAAAATTTGTCTGTACAGTATGCGGCTATGTTCACGAGGGAGATGCAGCTCCGGAGAAGTGTCCGGTTTGCGGCGCTCCGGCTTCCAAATTCCAGGAGCAGGCTGCTGACATGGCATGGGCTGCTGAGCATGTAGTAGGCGTTGCCCAGGGCGCAAGTGAGGACATCATGGAGGACTTAAGAGCTAACTACGAGGGCGAGTGCAAGGAAGTCGGCATGTACCTGGCTATGGCAAGAGTTGCTCACAGAGAGGGCTATCCGGAGATCGGCTTATACTGGGAGAAGGCTGCCTACGAGGAGGCAGAGCACGCTGCAAAGTTTGCTGAGCTTCTTGGTGAGGTATTAACAGACAGCACAAAGAAGAACCTTGAGATGAGAGTTGAGGCTGAGAACGGCGCTACAGCAGGAAAGTTTGACCTGGCAAAGCGTGCAAAGGCTGCAAATCTTGACGCAATCCATGACACAGTTCATGAGATGGCACGCGACGAGGCAAGACACGGCAAGGCATTCAAGGGACTGCTTGAGAGATACTTTGGCTAA
- a CDS encoding DUF6612 family protein, which yields MKKIRQMAAAVMAGAMLAAAVTGCAGKQDPKEVYDAAVAKNAALESVDVDADMKIGLTMGEENMEVEVATNIKADQSDKEHLKYLTTASTTLQGQSIETTAFYTDGYYYMDAAGQKLKYPMDVEEMIKTIEDSVGTAEMTSDSMESIELKEDGDNRILTFTADPEKMSGYLDEVMGSLGDMGALGDVNMTIDSASGEYTINKDGYYTDMKMDMAITMEAAGSTMNMTIGMTGSYNNPGQAVEVTIPDTEGYTEIDPALMGAGQ from the coding sequence ATGAAAAAGATAAGACAGATGGCAGCGGCAGTTATGGCTGGGGCCATGCTTGCGGCGGCCGTTACAGGCTGTGCGGGAAAGCAGGACCCAAAAGAAGTTTATGATGCGGCAGTTGCCAAAAATGCAGCTCTTGAGAGTGTGGATGTGGATGCAGATATGAAAATTGGCCTTACTATGGGAGAGGAAAACATGGAGGTGGAAGTAGCTACCAATATTAAGGCAGATCAGTCGGATAAGGAGCACTTAAAGTACCTGACTACCGCTTCCACGACGCTTCAGGGTCAGAGCATTGAAACCACAGCCTTCTATACAGACGGCTATTACTATATGGATGCAGCCGGGCAGAAGCTCAAATATCCTATGGATGTGGAAGAGATGATAAAGACCATTGAGGACAGTGTGGGAACTGCAGAGATGACCTCTGACAGCATGGAATCCATTGAGCTGAAAGAGGATGGCGATAACAGGATTCTCACATTTACCGCAGATCCGGAAAAGATGAGCGGTTACCTGGACGAAGTGATGGGCTCTCTGGGAGACATGGGCGCGCTGGGTGATGTAAATATGACCATAGACTCTGCGTCCGGTGAGTATACGATCAATAAGGACGGATATTACACAGATATGAAGATGGACATGGCCATCACCATGGAGGCTGCAGGCAGTACCATGAACATGACGATCGGAATGACAGGCTCATACAACAATCCGGGACAGGCGGTAGAGGTGACCATACCTGACACGGAAGGATATACGGAGATCGATCCGGCTCTGATGGGCGCGGGGCAGTAG
- the trpS gene encoding tryptophan--tRNA ligase — protein sequence MLDGKKTLFSGMQATGNLTLGNYLGALKNWVTISDEYQTFFSVVDMHSITVRQDPAELRKRARNLLTLYIAAGLDPEKNCIYYQSHVSGHAELAWILNCFTYMGELNRMTQFKDKAAKHADNINAGLFTYPVLMAADILLYQADVVPVGIDQMQHLELTRDIAIRFNNIYGDVFTVPEAYIGKAGAKIMSLQDPAKKMSKSDENPNGSIYLMDDPDTIIRKFKRAVTDSEACVRYCDEQPGIKNLIDIYRACTGKTPEEVEREFDGKGYGDFKMAVGEAVVGVLRPLQEKYAELSKDKAYIDSVIKTNAEKAQYFSSKTLRKVQKKVGFPERIR from the coding sequence ATGTTAGACGGAAAGAAAACACTCTTCAGCGGTATGCAGGCTACCGGAAACCTGACTCTTGGAAATTACCTGGGAGCGCTGAAGAACTGGGTTACCATAAGCGATGAGTACCAGACTTTTTTCAGTGTGGTTGATATGCACTCCATTACCGTCCGCCAGGATCCGGCGGAGCTCAGAAAGAGAGCCAGAAATCTTCTGACGCTGTATATTGCGGCAGGACTGGATCCGGAGAAGAACTGCATTTATTACCAGTCCCATGTGAGCGGACATGCGGAACTGGCGTGGATTTTAAACTGCTTCACCTACATGGGCGAGTTAAACCGTATGACGCAGTTTAAGGACAAGGCAGCCAAGCACGCGGACAATATTAACGCGGGACTTTTCACCTACCCGGTTCTGATGGCGGCAGACATTCTGCTCTATCAGGCAGATGTGGTTCCGGTGGGTATTGACCAGATGCAGCACCTGGAGCTTACAAGGGACATCGCCATCCGGTTCAACAATATTTACGGCGATGTATTTACCGTGCCGGAGGCCTATATCGGCAAGGCCGGAGCAAAGATCATGAGCCTTCAGGATCCGGCTAAGAAGATGAGTAAATCAGACGAAAATCCAAACGGAAGCATCTATCTGATGGACGATCCGGATACGATCATCCGCAAATTCAAGCGGGCGGTGACAGACTCTGAGGCCTGCGTGCGCTACTGTGACGAGCAGCCTGGCATCAAGAACCTGATCGATATTTACAGGGCCTGCACAGGAAAGACTCCGGAGGAGGTTGAGCGCGAGTTTGACGGAAAGGGATACGGAGACTTTAAGATGGCTGTGGGCGAGGCAGTTGTGGGAGTTCTTCGTCCTCTTCAGGAGAAATATGCAGAGCTCTCCAAGGATAAGGCCTACATCGACAGCGTGATTAAGACCAATGCCGAAAAGGCTCAGTATTTTTCCAGCAAGACACTGAGAAAGGTTCAGAAAAAGGTCGGCTTCCCTGAGAGAATCAGATAA
- a CDS encoding transposase — protein sequence MSSIPQNYFVENDLIDCVQRFFSKHHVGRLLARCNGMKEKGVSSVSLLRYKLSNIFVGRSMYMQQRTGSFKEAFSKNTFYRFLNSSKTNWLRFTSLLAADIVNHDIRDLTDPERKNVFIIDDSLFNRTSCKKTELGSKVFDHTDMHFKKGFRMLTLSWSDGNTLIPVNSCLLASAKNTNIIGPVKDFDNRTLAGKRRALAQTKAPEAMMTLLNTALSAGLKADYVLFDSWFSNPAQVTAIHAKGMDVIAMIKKSSRIKYSYGGEQLNIKEIYSRNKKRRGRSKYLLSVDVMVGKANPIPAKIVCVRNKANRKDWLAFICTATTLSEEEIIRIYGKRWQIEVFFKTCKSMLNLVGECHSLSYDALTAHVAIVFTRYMLLAMEQRQNEDQRTLGELFFFLVDEMADITFNRSLCILMEALMASLQGIFKLSDEQLNAFTADFEARLPEYLRKALHLEAAAA from the coding sequence ATGTCCAGTATACCACAAAACTATTTCGTTGAGAACGACTTAATTGACTGTGTTCAGAGATTTTTTTCCAAACATCATGTTGGCAGGCTCCTTGCCAGATGTAATGGAATGAAGGAAAAAGGTGTTTCATCTGTTTCCCTGCTTCGTTATAAACTCAGCAACATTTTTGTCGGAAGAAGTATGTATATGCAGCAGCGGACTGGCTCTTTTAAGGAGGCGTTTTCCAAGAACACTTTCTACCGTTTCCTTAATTCTTCAAAAACAAACTGGCTTCGTTTTACTTCTCTTCTTGCAGCTGATATTGTCAATCATGACATTCGTGATCTGACAGATCCGGAAAGAAAAAATGTCTTTATCATTGATGACAGCCTTTTCAACCGTACCAGCTGTAAGAAAACGGAACTGGGATCAAAAGTTTTTGACCACACGGATATGCATTTCAAAAAGGGCTTCAGGATGCTTACTTTAAGCTGGAGTGATGGAAACACACTGATCCCTGTAAACAGCTGCCTGTTAGCGTCTGCAAAGAATACAAATATCATCGGCCCGGTAAAGGACTTTGACAACAGAACCCTTGCAGGAAAAAGACGTGCGCTAGCCCAAACAAAAGCACCAGAGGCAATGATGACTTTACTGAATACAGCCCTCAGTGCAGGGCTGAAAGCGGATTATGTCCTGTTTGATTCCTGGTTTTCCAATCCAGCACAGGTCACAGCCATCCATGCAAAAGGCATGGATGTGATTGCCATGATTAAGAAAAGTAGCCGGATCAAATATTCGTACGGTGGTGAACAGCTGAATATCAAAGAAATCTATTCCCGGAACAAAAAGCGCCGTGGCAGATCAAAGTATCTGCTTTCTGTTGATGTTATGGTAGGAAAGGCGAATCCAATTCCGGCGAAAATCGTATGCGTAAGGAACAAGGCAAACCGCAAGGACTGGCTTGCTTTTATCTGTACAGCTACAACACTTTCCGAGGAAGAGATTATCCGTATTTATGGAAAGCGCTGGCAGATCGAGGTCTTTTTCAAAACCTGCAAATCCATGCTGAATCTGGTTGGAGAATGCCACAGTTTATCTTATGATGCACTGACAGCCCATGTGGCGATCGTGTTTACCCGATATATGTTACTTGCAATGGAGCAGCGCCAAAATGAAGATCAGAGAACGCTTGGTGAACTGTTCTTCTTCCTTGTTGATGAAATGGCAGACATTACTTTCAACAGGTCACTTTGCATCCTGATGGAAGCCTTGATGGCAAGTCTTCAGGGAATCTTTAAACTAAGCGATGAGCAACTGAATGCTTTTACCGCTGATTTTGAAGCAAGATTGCCGGAATATCTGAGAAAAGCACTCCATTTGGAAGCTGCAGCGGCATAA
- the dhaL gene encoding dihydroxyacetone kinase subunit DhaL: protein MTDSKKVIELLEKIGDKIIEEKEFLTELDKPIGDCDHGINMARGFTEVKKKLETMADSDLGTIFKTAGMTLVSTVGGSAGPLYGTAFMKMGMVLNGKKEMSFDEFIAAFEAAVEGVKQRGKSDKGEKTMLDAMIPALEAIRQTYGETKDAQSAWKAGTRAAEDGVEYTKTIIATKGRASYVGERSIGHQDPGATSFTFMMETVEEAL from the coding sequence ATGACAGACAGCAAAAAGGTAATAGAACTGCTCGAAAAAATCGGGGATAAAATTATAGAGGAAAAAGAGTTTCTGACAGAGCTCGACAAGCCTATCGGAGACTGCGATCACGGGATCAACATGGCCAGAGGATTCACAGAGGTGAAGAAAAAGCTGGAAACCATGGCAGACAGCGATCTGGGAACCATTTTCAAGACAGCAGGGATGACTCTCGTATCTACGGTGGGAGGCTCTGCAGGCCCCCTCTATGGAACAGCCTTCATGAAAATGGGCATGGTTTTAAACGGAAAAAAGGAGATGAGCTTTGACGAGTTTATCGCAGCCTTTGAGGCGGCTGTGGAGGGCGTTAAGCAGAGGGGAAAATCAGATAAGGGTGAAAAGACCATGCTGGATGCCATGATTCCGGCTCTTGAGGCTATCCGGCAGACCTACGGGGAAACGAAGGATGCGCAGAGCGCATGGAAGGCAGGGACAAGGGCGGCAGAAGACGGAGTAGAATACACAAAGACGATCATCGCCACCAAGGGAAGAGCCAGCTATGTAGGCGAGAGAAGCATCGGCCACCAGGATCCGGGTGCTACGTCCTTTACCTTTATGATGGAAACTGTGGAGGAGGCTTTGTAA
- the dhaM gene encoding dihydroxyacetone kinase phosphoryl donor subunit DhaM, whose protein sequence is MVGIVIVSHSRNLADSVVEFTGLMAADAKIAAAGGMEDGSFGTSFEKIQKAVESVYSEDGVIILMDMGSAVMTTEMVIEMFDPEKVKMADCPLVEGAVVATIDAVSGMKLEEITEALKAVGSTPKF, encoded by the coding sequence ATGGTAGGAATTGTCATTGTTTCACACAGCAGGAACCTGGCCGACAGCGTGGTGGAGTTTACCGGGCTGATGGCGGCGGACGCCAAAATTGCGGCAGCAGGAGGCATGGAGGACGGCAGTTTCGGAACCAGTTTTGAGAAGATCCAGAAGGCTGTTGAGAGCGTTTACTCGGAGGATGGGGTAATCATCCTTATGGATATGGGAAGCGCCGTCATGACGACAGAGATGGTCATCGAAATGTTTGATCCGGAGAAGGTTAAGATGGCAGACTGTCCCCTGGTGGAAGGTGCGGTGGTTGCAACCATCGACGCTGTCAGCGGCATGAAGCTGGAGGAGATCACGGAGGCGCTGAAAGCTGTGGGTTCCACCCCGAAATTTTGA
- a CDS encoding response regulator transcription factor — translation MRLLLAEDEAALSKALTAILERNNYSVDSVCDGQAALEYLESDNYDGVILDIMMPKIDGITVLRKLRQKGSLVPVLLLTAKSEVDDKVLGLDAGANDYLTKPFHSRELLARIRAMTRTQTAHPDSQLQMGNVVLNRASFELSTPSGSYRLANKEFQMMEMLMSNPKCLISSERFMEKIWGYDSEAEINVVWVYISYLRKKLAALHATIHIKASRNAGYSLEETV, via the coding sequence ATGAGACTGCTTCTGGCGGAAGATGAGGCTGCGCTTTCAAAAGCGCTCACAGCCATATTGGAACGGAATAATTATTCGGTGGACTCTGTCTGTGACGGCCAGGCTGCGCTGGAATATCTGGAATCAGATAATTACGACGGGGTCATCCTCGATATTATGATGCCTAAAATAGACGGAATCACCGTGCTCAGGAAGCTGCGCCAAAAGGGAAGCCTGGTCCCGGTGCTGCTGCTGACTGCCAAATCAGAGGTCGATGACAAGGTGCTGGGACTGGATGCCGGAGCCAATGACTACCTGACAAAGCCGTTCCACTCAAGGGAACTGCTGGCCCGGATCCGTGCCATGACGCGGACGCAGACAGCACATCCCGATTCACAGCTTCAAATGGGAAATGTAGTGTTAAACAGGGCAAGCTTCGAACTTTCCACACCGAGCGGCAGCTATCGGCTGGCCAATAAAGAATTTCAGATGATGGAAATGCTGATGAGCAATCCCAAATGTCTGATCTCTTCTGAGCGGTTTATGGAGAAAATCTGGGGCTATGACAGCGAGGCTGAAATCAATGTGGTATGGGTATATATCTCCTACCTGCGCAAAAAACTGGCTGCTCTCCACGCCACTATCCACATTAAGGCTTCCAGAAATGCCGGGTATTCACTGGAGGAAACCGTATGA
- a CDS encoding sensor histidine kinase, whose translation MIGKLRIKLIIASMCSLLIVLAVILSVSGILSYRKLTSDADSLLAILAENGGNFPKREHPAEEPPPPSDRYRGDRRFSPELPYELRFFSVSLAQDGTVLSVNTGKIAAVDSTDAVNFAQSVMDSGRSRGFVNDYRYTVSSSESGTHIIFLDRGRELDSFRTFILTSAGVSLAGLLAVLLLLFVLSGRIVKPFSETYEKQKRFITDAGHELKTPLTIINADTEILEMDYGANEWLSDIQNQTRRLTELTNSLIMLARMEEQPAAEKIDFPLSDIAQEAAESFLALEKTQNKTLECRIQPMISMCGDEKALRQLITILLDNAVKYSQEGGSISLTLEKQKNSIRLSVFNTTPFLSRKSLEHLFDRFYRADQSRNSQTGGYGLGLSIALAIVNAHRGKISAATQDEKSLLITVTFPA comes from the coding sequence ATGATAGGGAAACTGCGCATAAAACTGATTATCGCCTCCATGTGTTCCCTGCTGATTGTCCTGGCCGTGATCCTGAGCGTTTCAGGCATCCTGAGTTACAGGAAGCTGACCTCTGATGCCGACAGTCTGCTGGCAATCCTGGCTGAAAACGGCGGCAATTTTCCGAAGCGGGAACATCCCGCAGAAGAGCCCCCTCCCCCGTCCGACAGGTACAGAGGAGATCGCCGTTTTTCTCCTGAGCTGCCCTATGAGCTGAGGTTTTTCTCAGTCTCCCTGGCGCAGGACGGCACCGTCCTCTCTGTAAACACGGGAAAAATAGCGGCCGTGGACTCCACAGACGCCGTGAATTTCGCGCAGTCTGTCATGGATTCCGGCAGATCCCGGGGCTTTGTAAACGACTACCGGTATACCGTCAGCAGCTCCGAATCAGGGACACATATCATCTTTTTGGACAGGGGACGTGAGCTGGATTCCTTCCGCACCTTTATCTTAACCAGCGCAGGCGTGTCCCTGGCCGGATTGCTGGCAGTTCTGCTTCTGCTGTTCGTTCTGTCCGGCAGAATCGTCAAGCCCTTTTCTGAAACTTACGAAAAGCAGAAGCGCTTCATCACAGATGCCGGCCATGAGCTGAAAACCCCGCTGACCATTATCAATGCAGATACGGAAATCCTGGAGATGGATTACGGAGCCAATGAGTGGCTGAGCGATATTCAGAACCAGACCAGAAGGCTGACAGAGCTGACGAACAGTCTGATTATGCTGGCCCGCATGGAGGAGCAGCCGGCGGCGGAAAAAATCGACTTTCCCCTGTCGGACATTGCCCAGGAAGCTGCCGAGAGCTTTCTGGCCCTGGAGAAAACGCAGAACAAAACTCTTGAATGCAGGATTCAGCCCATGATATCCATGTGTGGAGACGAGAAGGCGCTTCGCCAGCTTATCACCATTCTCCTGGACAATGCGGTAAAGTACTCCCAGGAGGGAGGAAGCATTTCTCTGACACTGGAGAAACAGAAAAACAGCATCCGGCTGAGTGTATTCAATACAACACCGTTTCTCTCAAGAAAAAGCCTGGAACATCTGTTTGATCGCTTTTACCGCGCGGATCAGTCCAGAAATTCCCAGACCGGCGGCTATGGCCTCGGCCTTTCCATCGCACTGGCTATTGTAAACGCCCACCGGGGGAAAATATCGGCAGCTACCCAGGATGAAAAATCTCTGCTGATCACGGTCACGTTTCCAGCCTGA
- the dhaK gene encoding dihydroxyacetone kinase subunit DhaK: MKKIINSVEQVENEMVLGMAKAYPQYVRKLDCGNVVVRAHKKEGKVALISGGGSGHEPAHGGYVGEGMLDAAVSGAVFTSPTPDQIFEGIKAVATDKGVLMVIKNYTGDVMNFEMAGEMAQMEGIKVAQVVVNDDVAVKDSLYTVGRRGVAGTVFVHKIAGAKAETGASLEEVQAVAQKVIDNVRTMGMAIRPCTVPAAGQPGFELRDDEMEVGIGIHGEPGTHREPLKKADEIVDLLLDKILADLDYSGKEVAVMINGAGATPLMELFIVNNHLSDVLAEKGIKVYKTLVGEYMTSIEMEGFSISLLRLDDELKELLDAKADTPAFKA, from the coding sequence ATGAAGAAAATTATCAACAGTGTGGAGCAGGTGGAGAATGAGATGGTCCTTGGCATGGCTAAGGCTTACCCGCAGTACGTGAGAAAGCTGGACTGCGGCAATGTGGTGGTGCGCGCTCACAAGAAGGAGGGCAAGGTAGCCCTGATCAGCGGCGGCGGCAGCGGCCATGAGCCGGCTCACGGCGGATATGTGGGAGAGGGAATGCTGGATGCGGCTGTCTCCGGCGCTGTTTTCACTTCACCGACGCCAGACCAGATTTTTGAGGGAATCAAGGCTGTCGCTACGGACAAGGGCGTGCTTATGGTAATCAAGAATTACACCGGAGATGTGATGAATTTCGAGATGGCCGGAGAGATGGCTCAGATGGAGGGAATCAAGGTAGCCCAGGTTGTTGTAAATGATGACGTGGCAGTAAAGGACAGCCTCTATACAGTGGGACGAAGAGGCGTGGCCGGCACTGTGTTCGTGCATAAGATCGCAGGTGCCAAGGCTGAGACTGGGGCTTCCCTTGAGGAAGTGCAGGCAGTGGCTCAGAAGGTGATCGACAATGTGAGAACCATGGGTATGGCAATCCGTCCCTGCACGGTTCCGGCAGCAGGCCAGCCGGGCTTCGAACTGAGAGATGACGAGATGGAGGTGGGAATCGGCATCCACGGTGAGCCGGGAACCCACAGAGAGCCATTGAAGAAGGCAGATGAGATCGTGGATCTGCTTCTCGACAAGATTCTGGCAGATCTGGACTACAGCGGGAAAGAGGTAGCTGTGATGATTAACGGCGCAGGAGCAACCCCGCTGATGGAGCTGTTCATTGTAAATAACCATCTCTCAGACGTTCTGGCAGAAAAAGGTATTAAGGTGTATAAGACACTGGTAGGCGAGTATATGACATCCATCGAGATGGAGGGCTTTTCCATTTCCCTGTTAAGGCTGGATGACGAGTTAAAGGAACTGCTGGACGCCAAGGCAGACACGCCGGCTTTCAAGGCATAA
- a CDS encoding Fur family transcriptional regulator, with protein MKTLKYSRQRESIKACLMGRRDHPTADALYTSIREQFPNISLGTVYRNLNLLVELGEIRKFSCGDGTDHFDYDTSPHYHYVCRKCGRILDLPMAAEPALEDKARACLDGTVEEHTVFFYGTCGECLRNDTH; from the coding sequence ATGAAAACTCTTAAGTATAGCCGCCAGCGGGAATCCATCAAGGCCTGTCTTATGGGCCGCAGGGATCATCCTACAGCCGATGCCCTGTACACCAGCATCCGTGAACAGTTTCCAAATATCAGTCTCGGAACTGTCTACCGCAATCTGAACCTTCTAGTGGAGCTGGGCGAGATCCGCAAGTTCTCCTGTGGAGACGGAACAGACCACTTTGATTATGATACCTCGCCCCACTATCACTATGTCTGCAGGAAATGCGGACGGATACTGGATCTTCCCATGGCCGCAGAGCCTGCCCTGGAAGACAAGGCCAGAGCCTGCCTTGACGGTACAGTAGAAGAGCACACGGTCTTCTTTTACGGGACCTGCGGAGAGTGTCTGAGAAACGACACCCATTGA